CCACCATGCCGAGGTCATCATCGGCATATTCATCGGCGCGGTCACCTTCACCGGGTCGATCGTGGCGTTCCTCAAGCTCTCGACGAGAATCAAGTCCCAACCGCTCTCGCTGCCCGGCAAGAACATCCTCAACCTCGGCACCCTGATCGCTTTCGCTGTGCTGACGGTCTGGTTCTGCATCGATCCTCAGCTCTGGTCGTTGATCGCAGTCACATTGCTCGCCCTCGGGCTGGGTTGGCACCTGGTCGCCTCCATCGGAGGTGGAGACATGCCCGTCGTGGTCTCGATGCTCAACAGCTACTCGGGCTGGGCCGCCGCCGCATCGGGCTTCCTGCTGGAGAACGACCTTTTGATCATCACCGGAGCCCTGGTCGGCTCCTCGGGTGCGTATCTGTCCTACATCATGTGCCGTGCAATGAACCGCTCCTTCTTGTCCGTGATCGCCGGTGGCTTCGGTTCCGAAGCGACCAGCACGAGTGACGATGACCACGGCAAGCACCGTGAGATCACCGTTGAGGGCGTGGCCGAGCTCCTGGTTGAGGCCGATTCAGTGGTGATCACCCCTGGGTACGGCATGGCGGTGGCCCAGGCGCAGCACGGCGTTGCCGAACTCACTCGCACGCTTCGCGAACGCGGCGTCGATGTCCGATTCGGCATCCACCCGGTCGCCGGACGCCTACCCGGCCACATGAACGTGCTTCTCGCCGAAGCCAAGGTGCCCTACGACATCGTCCTGGAGATGGACGAGATCAATGACGACTTCAGCAGCACCGCCGTCGTCCTGGTCATCGGAGCCAACGACACCGTCAATCCTGCTGCCCTCGACGACCCCGCGAGCCCGATCGCCGGGATGCCCGTCCTGAGCGTCTGGGATGCGGACGATGTTGTCGTATTCAAGCGCTCGATGGCTTCGGGCTATGCCGGTGTACAGAACCCTCTGTTCTTCCGCGACAACTCAACGATGCTCTTCGGAGATGCCAAGGACCGCGTCGAGGACATCCTCCAGGTCCTGTGAGCACCATGTCATGGCCAGGCGAGCGCGCGGGGCGCCGACAAGCTGGACCCCTCAGACCGTCGGTGACCTAGGTGGCGCGCCGGTCCTGAGAGGCGTCGGTCCAGGTGGGATTCTGCGGACAATGACGGGATACGGCCCCGCGCGGACGATCTGCAGGGAGGGTCACCCGGGGTGGCGCCCGCCAGACGCGGATAACAGCGCACTGTCGCGGGGGCAACCACCTGCTCTCAGTGGGGTCGGTGCTCGTCGCGCTGCCGTTGCTGATCGGCTTCGTCGGACCGGAGCAGCAGCTCGTCTCGCTCTGAGGCCGACGAAGACCAAGGGTCGAGCGCCTGCCTGGACGGTGGCGGCCGCGGCACCGCGTCGCTACTCGACCACGGCGTCGAGCTCGGACGTTCCGGCAGTGGCGGTCCTGAACGGGGCAGACCGCCACAACCGGTCCGAAACGTTCTCGACACGTGCCGGGCCAGCCGAGAGGTGCTTGAAACGCGGAGGACACCTGATGCGCGG
The Nocardioides marinisabuli genome window above contains:
- the pntB gene encoding Re/Si-specific NAD(P)(+) transhydrogenase subunit beta, with amino-acid sequence MNDLFTTETSARAADIVAALLFILALACLSKHETAKSGNIFGMVGIGVALLATIVLTIDGDIDGTDLALLGGAMALGAAIGIYQARVVEMTGMPGLIALLNSFVGLAAVLVGWNGYLLVEADPEGEEAQRLDLIGTLGIHHAEVIIGIFIGAVTFTGSIVAFLKLSTRIKSQPLSLPGKNILNLGTLIAFAVLTVWFCIDPQLWSLIAVTLLALGLGWHLVASIGGGDMPVVVSMLNSYSGWAAAASGFLLENDLLIITGALVGSSGAYLSYIMCRAMNRSFLSVIAGGFGSEATSTSDDDHGKHREITVEGVAELLVEADSVVITPGYGMAVAQAQHGVAELTRTLRERGVDVRFGIHPVAGRLPGHMNVLLAEAKVPYDIVLEMDEINDDFSSTAVVLVIGANDTVNPAALDDPASPIAGMPVLSVWDADDVVVFKRSMASGYAGVQNPLFFRDNSTMLFGDAKDRVEDILQVL